A stretch of Plasmodium vinckei vinckei genome assembly, chromosome: PVVCY_05 DNA encodes these proteins:
- a CDS encoding WD repeat-containing protein 70, putative, giving the protein MNEDDIVGDSEYSNEFSDDDGSNEFKSDNENEEKSNKSVEENSNSEDANNNEQNGIKGENIFFNMKKETININNKHICNTKILNNGNSLIISGNDHNVRIYEFKNMNKYEKNYAKLISLSENSIVNSLDINNNFILLGYGYKCYVYNMKCELIKNTIRGDMYITDVNKTKGHMRQINCCKFHPNNNHIFISGSLDSTVRIWDLKNEKNTYGIDNELVHNQCLKIVNEKNIMNNNVLCCEFTKDGNTILIGCENGQLDIRNKISNDYMYSYRSDYNMSSGNKKGLCHKNSIIDILTSKKMDYYFFTRSLDETIKYWDRRNLQTPINTIENVDTFISKSNMSFYGTGEKYLAIGTQRKKAENKINNRNDFENTIDLEEHENKENEIKKAKMKKYTMDNYIKVYKGEEDINEYLNEMASFDNKINKNIEGALKIYDISSCNFNMVYNEIYEDCGIISAYYDDTIKQLFLGTTNGDCIIYYDDNSRNGVLQYINKEVNVTKSVDNSFYVNTENIFNMDNIPEDIHITESGKVIIKKKNKRVKMNPTIGMHTSNAYEKKRHIDPYSKYIVNTKDGKNPYEDKDNEIKNMDEEEDDIVDILRKRELNKKDNDYFLKAYQYTQPNKVIDYSSGDEQEYSKFLTMPKCPRCGIKNCVCGYMKSKGKK; this is encoded by the coding sequence ATGAACGAAGATGACATAGTAGGGGATAGCGAATACTCAAACGAGTTTTCGGATGACGATGGTTCAAATGAATTTAAATCTGACAATGAAAATGAggaaaaaagtaataagaGTGTGGAGGAAAATAGCAATTCAGAGGACGCAAATAATAACGAGCAAAATGGGATAAAGGGagaaaacatattttttaatatgaaaaaagagacaataaatataaataacaaacatatatgtaatactaaaatattaaacaatGGTAATAGCCTAATTATATCAGGTAATGATCATAATGTAAgaatatatgaatttaaaaatatgaataaatatgaaaaaaattatgcaaAACTTATAAGTTTATCAGAAAATTCTATTGTTAATAGTttggatataaataataatttcattCTTTTGGGGTATGGATATAAATGTTATgtttataatatgaaatGTGAATTAATTAAGAATACAATTCGAGGTGATATGTATATTACTGatgttaataaaacaaaaggGCATATGAGACAAATAAATTGTTGTAAATTTCACCCCaataataatcatatatttataagtgGTTCATTAGATAGTACAGTAAGAATATgggatttaaaaaatgaaaaaaatacttatGGTATCGATAATGAGTTAGTACATAATCaatgtttaaaaattgtgaatgaaaaaaatattatgaataataatgtgTTGTGTTGTGAGTTTACCAAAGATGGTAATACAATATTAATAGGATGTGAGAATGGGCAATTAGATATtcgaaataaaatatctaATGATTACATGTATAGTTATAGATCAGATTATAATATGAGTAGTGGCAATAAAAAAGGGTTATGCCATAAAAATTCTATAATTGATATATTAACttcgaaaaaaatggattattatttttttactagaAGTTTAGAtgaaacaataaaatattggGATCGGAGAAATTTACAAACCCCAATTAATACAATAGAAAATGTAGATACATTTATTTCGAAAAGTAACATGTCCTTTTATGGAACTGGGGAGAAATATTTAGCAATTGGAACACAGAGGAAAAAAGcagaaaacaaaataaacaatagaaatgattttgaaaatacGATAGATTTAGAGGAGCATGAAaacaaagaaaatgaaataaagaaggcaaaaatgaaaaagtatACTATGgacaattatataaaagtatACAAAGGGGAAGAAGATATTAACGAATATCTAAATGAGATGGCTTcatttgataataaaataaataaaaatatagaaggtgctctaaaaatatatgatatatcaagttgtaattttaatatggtttataatgaaatatatgagGATTGTGGAATTATATCTGCATATTATGATGATACAATAAAACAACTATTTTTAGGTACCACTAATGGTgattgtataatatattatgatgaTAATTCTCGAAATGGAGttttacaatatattaacaaagaAGTAAATGTAACAAAAAGCGTAGATAATTCATTTTACGTAAATacagaaaatatatttaatatggATAATATACCTGAGGATATACATATTACTGAATCAGGAAAAGTTAtaattaagaaaaaaaataaaagagtAAAAATGAATCCAACAATTGGTATGCATACTTCAAATGCATATGAAAAGAAAAGACACATTGATCCATAttctaaatatattgtaaatACAAAAGATGGAAAAAATCCTTATGAAGATAAAgataatgaaattaaaaacatggatgaagaagaagatgATATTGTCGACATATTAAGAAAAAGAGagctaaataaaaaagataatgactattttttaaaagctTATCAATATACTCAACCCAATAAAGTAATTGATTACTCCTCAGGAGATGAACAAGAATACTCAAAATTTTTGACTATGCCAAAATGTCCACGATGTGGAATTAAAAACTGCGTTTGTGGGTACATGAAAAGTAAAGGGAAAAAGTGA
- a CDS encoding myb2 transcription factor, putative has translation MRIQIKGGIWKNCEDEVLKAAVMKYGLNNWSRVASLLVRKSAKQCKARWYEWLDPSVKKTEWSKEEEEKLLHLAKLFPTQWRTIAPIVGRTAQQCLEHYEYLLDEAEGKVYDKNKNPRQLRPGEIDPAPETRPARADPVDMDDEEKEMLAEAKARLANTKGKKAKRKAREKQLEQARRLALLQKKRELKAAGIVSNNHYKKNDKNNIDHINEILFERKPLKGFYNVENEQNIEESQYGNKNDQSTSADSNNKIRSIKSMEVENINRLTDLGQDDNKQHKKGKKNKNEEHDLLNAIENYDKQFNELSHLRKRVRLNLPEPVLNENELDEIIQINKEATSFNQIIKDYNDNNLVNGPINNILPSIASTPFVLNQGDMLSSIGTNLYNENNKSIKFSSVLDYSIQQAAQSIISNNINMPILYRNEEFTKDSQKKVQNNKSYSKNDDSIDEGNIFDDDDNNAVDDIREHSKKIKEEIEKNKNKMKNDEDIAEKQRLSAKNKIISDIKSFRKNISVYAQSIISYKGFKNDNSMINPSALVNEDMIDDDDDNYEERVDRAKLLIKSSLANLPKETNVIELQIPENDNIPNDDGGMDMELEEDAQEAEKRKKMEEIKKEQDKFNKQNKVIQWNLPRPYFLQKINIFNVPNIDINDEQRVIQKELLSIIKNDMFNYPIKGAEPVQSMMPYYDDVEDSYLQLARNSINTEIEKIKNLGVKNGYSFIQFDNNTVNPNITLKENMQNENSNETNNETEFDEVDKNPWADLNEKVMFCPSKNIYTFVENMQEKDIIECYKYKCDTLKKLINKNMEMYKKIENKYDIYTKGYQLKLKSYKKTFNSNFNTYINHLSEQEALYNLHEGEQVYALQRMQQEKEENKKELEYHKSLQNIYAELLAANEQLKLAQGNK, from the coding sequence atgaGGATTCAAATTAAGGGAGGAATTTGGAAGAACTGCGAAGATGAAGTTCTGAAAGCAGCTGTTATGAAATATGGATTAAATAACTGGTCTCGTGTTGCTTCCTTACTTGTTCGAAAATCAGCAAAGCAATGTAAAGCACGCTGGTATGAATGGCTTGACCCATCtgttaaaaaaacagaATGGAGCAAAGAAGAGGAAGAAAAACTATTACATCTAGCGAAATTATTTCCAACTCAATGGAGAACTATTGCTCCTATAGTTGGGAGAACAGCACAACAATGTTTAGAAcattatgaatatttattagatGAAGCTGAGGGAAAAgtttatgataaaaataaaaatcctAGGCAATTAAGACCAGGTGAAATTGACCCCGCTCCAGAAACTCGGCCTGCTCGTGCTGATCCTGTTGATATGgatgatgaagaaaaagaaatgttAGCAGAAGCTAAAGCTAGATTAGCAAATACTAAAGGGAAAAAAGCTAAAAGAAAAGCCAGAGAAAAACAATTAGAACAAGCAAGAAGGTTGGcattattacaaaaaaaaagagaactAAAAGCTGCTGGTATTGTTTCAAATAatcattataaaaaaaatgataaaaataatatcgatcatattaatgaaatattatttgaaagGAAGCCATTAAAAGGTTTTTACAATGtagaaaatgaacaaaatattgaaGAATCTCAATacggaaataaaaatgaccAAAGCACATCTGCTGATagtaataacaaaataagaAGCATAAAATCGATGGAggtagaaaatataaatagatTAACTGATTTGGGACAAgatgataataaacaacataaaaaaggtaaaaaaaataaaaacgaaGAGCATGATCTTTTAAATGCTATCGAAAACTATGataaacaatttaatgaattaaGTCATCTAAGAAAACGTGTTCGGTTAAATTTGCCTGAACCtgttttaaatgaaaatgaattagatgaaattattcaaattaataaagaaGCAACATCTTTtaatcaaataataaaggatTATAATGATAACAATCTGGTAAATGGGcctataaataatatattaccTAGTATAGCCAGTACACCATTTGTATTAAATCAAGGAGATATGCTATCATCTATAGgaacaaatttatataacgAAAACAATAAGtcaataaaattttcaagtGTCCTAGATTATAGTATACAACAAGCGGCTCAAAGTATAATATCGAACAATATAAACATGCCTATCTTGTATAGAAATGAAGAATTCACAAAAGATTCGCAAAAAAAagtacaaaataataaaagctattcaaaaaatgatgatagTATAGATGAAGGAAACATATTTGATgatgatgataataatgcCGTTGATGATATTAGAGAacattcaaaaaaaataaaagaagaaattgaaaagaataaaaataaaatgaaaaatgacGAAGATATAGCAGAAAAACAAAGGCTATCTGccaaaaacaaaattattagtgatataaaaagttttagaaaaaatataagtgtATATGCACAATCTATTATATCCTATAAaggttttaaaaatgataattctATGATTAATCCGAGTGCATTAGTAAATGAAGATATGATTGATGACGATGATGATAATTATGAGGAAAGAGTAGATAGAGCTAAATTGCTTATAAAGTCCTCTTTAGCGAATTTACCAAAAGAAACAAATGTTATCGAACTACAAATACCAGAGAATGATAATATTCCAAATGACGATGGAGGAATGGATATGGAATTAGAAGAAGATGCACAAGAGGctgaaaaaagaaaaaaaatggaagaaataaaaaaagaacaagataaatttaataaacaaaataaagttaTTCAATGGAATTTACCACGACCATATTTCttgcaaaaaataaatattttcaatgtaccaaatatagatataaatgACGAACAAAGGGTAATAcaaaaagaattattatctataataaaaaatgatatgtTTAATTATCCCATTAAAGGAGCTGAGCCTGTCCAAAGTATGATGCCATATTATGACGATGTAGAAGATTCCTATTTACAGCTAGCTCGAAACTCTATCAATACAGAAAtcgaaaaaattaagaatCTTGGAgttaaaaatggatattCGTTTATCCaatttgataataatacagTAAATCCTAATATTacattaaaagaaaatatgcaaaatgaaaattcaaatgaaacaaataatgaaacTGAATTTGATGAGGTTGATAAAAATCCTTGGGCtgatttaaatgaaaaagttaTGTTTTGCccttcaaaaaatatttatacatttgtTGAAAATATGCAAGAAAAGGATATAATAGAATGctataaatacaaatgtgatactttaaaaaaattaattaataaaaatatggaaatgtataaaaaaattgaaaataaatatgatatatatactaagGGATATCAACTAAAATTGAAAAGTTACAAAAAAACGTTTAATTCcaattttaatacataCATTAATCATTTGAGTGAGCAAGAAgctttatataatttgcaTGAAGGGGAACAAGTTTATGCATTACAGCGTATGCAACAAGAGAAGGAAGAGAATAAAAAGGAACTAGAATATCATAAAtctttacaaaatatatatgctgaGTTGCTTGCCGCAAATGAGCAATTGAAACTTGCCCaaggaaataaataa